From Aedes albopictus strain Foshan chromosome 1, AalbF5, whole genome shotgun sequence, one genomic window encodes:
- the LOC109430090 gene encoding Fanconi anemia group M protein, producing MDSSVIMDSQSPNCSGGSCLQDSQEPQRSPDLPTQAAPAAVPAAPLNPHAGFDPHAGTNWLFPIDFTSSDYLPLIAEKCLYHNSLVILPNKTEKMFVTAVTMYNIYRWYPLGKVIYVAPKRGMIDEQKAACEQFMKFLPTDVVEMHMKPHERTRMWMAKRVFFTSTTMMLMDINRASQEIPVMDKVKLIVIDDPQVEPRQHTKIIQKLLEYTKNFRVLCVSTTSGKTVEANLLKSWLISNIELQWGNPHEAPEDWLMNKKEISNIWTPLGQSLTGLLEEFKQVMQPCLQKLLAAKLVAKCEFDRMAMENVRMDRIRYEEALLTGILRKDHHEVMLSFHMAERLLEAYHILEREGILAVLEYFHRANDVVVQADLSVEAFLNKLRVGVYNTPHPKFRTLENFLKEFYQRRNDASILIVVEHIDAGVVIQQLLRQVPESKPKLIVDGNYAQDVQQFQSGQFNTLIVTVQVEPVLAIRKIDLIVLFNMTSKPREFLAHIARTRGADPGAIVTFTTEGAEQLEIADIINTRRLYYYENRNILPIGVDLSSTMMHNSPGLIPPGFQPKGRKIFFNIPTVTATTPQQDQPGTSNGHGLKLEPISPASSPVVAGSGQKRKIVEVLADVPATYDVINGQTYYEVISLKQQQLEVPLSPGPAFMPT from the exons ATGGACTCATCGGTGATCATGGACTCACAGAGTCCGAACTGTTCTGGTGGGTCTTGTCTGCAGGATTCGCAAGAGCCGCAGCGGAGTCCGGATCTGCCAACACAAGCGGCGCCTGCTGCGGTACCAGCAGCGCCGCTGAATCCGCACGCCGGATTCGATCCCCATGCTGGGACCAACTGGCTGTTTCCGATCGATTTCACCAGTTCCGACTATCTGCCGCTTATTGCCGAGAAGTGTTTGTATCACAACTCGTTGGTGATCCTCCCGAACAAGACGGAAAAGATGTTCGTCACGGCGGTCACCATGTACAACATCTACCGTTGGTATCCGCTGGGAAAGGTGATTTACGTGGCGCCGAAGCGAGGAATGATTGACGAACAGAAGGCCGCCTGCGAACAGTTCATGAAGTTCCTGCCGACGGATGTCGTGGAAATGCACATGAAACCTCACGAACGTACCCGGATGTGGATGGCCAAGCGGGTGTTCTTCACTTCGACCACCATGATGCTGATGGACATCAATCGAGCCTCTCAGGAAATTCCGGTCATGGACAAAGTTAAATTGATTGTTATAGATGATCCGCAGGTGGAACCGCGTCAGCACACGAAGATTATCCAGAAGCTGCTGGAGTACACGAAGAACTTCCGAGTGCTGTGCGTTTCGACGACTTCCGGAAAAACGGTGGAGGCCAATCTGCTCAAGTCGTGGCTCATTTCCAACATCGAACTGCAGTGGGGCAATCCTCACGAGGCGCCAGAAGATTGGCTAATGAATAAGAAAGAAATCAGCAATATCTGGACACCGCTTGGGCAATCGCTGACCGGCCTGCTGGAGGAGTTCAAACAGGTAATGCAACCGTGCTTGCAAAAGCTGCTAGCGGCCAAGCTGGTTGCAAAGTGCGAGTTCGATCGAATGGCCATGGAGAACGTCCGGATGGATAGAATCCGGTACGAGGAAGCCCTGTTGACGGGGATTCTACGTAAGGACCATCACGAGGTGATGTTGAGCTTCCACATGGCCGAACGGCTGCTGGAGGCGTACCACATTCTGGAACGGGAGGGAATCCTGGCGGTGCTGGAATATTTCCATCGGGCGAACGACGTGGTTGTTCAGGCCGATCTGAGCGTCGAGGCCTTTCTGAACAAGCTTCGGGTGGGAGTTTACAACACGCCGCATCCCAAGTTCCGAACgttggagaacttcctgaaggagttctatcAG AGGAGAAATGATGCCAGCATATTGATCGTGGTGGAACACATCGATGCCGGGGTGGTCATTCAGCAGCTCCTGCGTCAGGTTCCTGAATCGAAGCCAAAATTGATCGTCG ATGGCAACTATGCCCAGGACGTGCAGCAGTTCCAAAGCGGCCAATTCAACACTCTGATCGTTACGGTTCAGGTAGAGCCAGTTCTGGCGATTCGGAAAATCGATCTGATTGTCCTGTTCAATATGACCAGCAAGCCGCGCGAATTCCTGGCGCACATTGCCAGGACCCGCGGGGCCGATCCCGGCGCGATTGTGACTTTCACAACCGAGGGCGCAGAACAGCTGGAAATAGCCGACATCATCAACACCCGCCGCTTGTACTACTACGAGAACCGGAACATCCTCCCGATCGGGGTGGACCTATCCAGCACGATGATGCACAACTCGCCGGGATTGATTCCGCCGGGTTTCCAACCGAAGGGTCGCAAAATTTTCTTCAATATACCCACCGTAACGGCAACTACACCACAGCAGGATCAACCCGGAACCAGTAATGGTCACGGCCTCAAACTGGAACCAATCAGTCCGGCATCGTCTCCGGTGGTGGCTGGTAGTGGCCAGAAGCGCAAGATAGTGGAAGTGCTGGCCGACGTTCCGGCCACTTACGATGTCATCAACGGTCAGACCTACTACGAGGTGATCTCGTTGAAGCAACAGCAACTGGAAGTCCCGCTCTCGCCGGGACCAGCTTTTATGCCCACGTAG
- the LOC109428513 gene encoding cap-specific mRNA (nucleoside-2'-O-)-methyltransferase 1, which produces MSKKQKLSNVNAALTADSIKARTESLESNFRWLEFDDNSTPKPPIDPDTWLEIGPRLQTIEQESKFCDEKLLREVLQLRSSLDDRDQEQVRWARNRSNPFEVKAGQFMTRAAVKIANVDAMFGWQLCQRDGKAAEEDLMYFVDVFGGPGGCSEYVLWRNDSWNAKGFGFSTKGDYEFHPEMFRMGAPESFDPFYGANDDGNIFDPDNIAAFVEYVKAQTDRLGAHLIMCDGGFFVKNNCQEIISKQLYLCLVLLAVAVIRPGGNAILKVFDLYTPFSVGLVYILTKSYGKVSIVKPASSRPANSERYLVCQNRLNRESLFARYLISINQVLWENKHCDHDIIHLVAPKTMEEDTDFFNFIRNSNEDLARRQIQGLKGLIDNVRGGGVRQLDNRMDRQLVQETLWRQWKLDHKTRLSPTDGFAKCAPDYALECVGKASVEMFGTVDTTLCGKRSLSKSFGNPNDWFFMPVDVTADQGKSIRTVFLSKGNGNVFYYDRERAGWTQIKEFQVVLSPRTVLYGEIVEEISAKDKKQKIVHALHIIDAILLGGLEVRGLPLDKRNILCSKFAKAMNRPLAHQNASAVRPVPVRCKTLLPMLELDSFFSNVSIHELINGAKVLGSDLDRFDGAESKRFYIPRGLLFVRSVQIGSKGTEKQLDFGRAFASRILWAWSKTSQIYSSAQRFEAPKEPNLVYRQDFDEFIEKCADKK; this is translated from the exons ATGTCCAAAAAACAAAAG CTATCGAACGTGAACGCCGCGCTCACGGCGGATTCCATCAAGGCGCGTACCGAATCGTTGGAGTCGAATTTCCGCTGGTTGGAGTTCGATGACAATTCGACACCTAAGCCTCCGATCGATCCGGATACTTGGCTCGAAATCGGTCCGCGATTGCAGACGATCGAACAGGAAAGCAAATTCTGCGACGAAAAGTTGCTGCGGGAGGTGCTACAGTTGCGTTCCTCGCTGGACGATCGGGACCAGGAGCAGGTGCGATGGGCCCGCAACCGATCGAATCCCTTCGAGGTTAAAGCCGGACAGTTCATGACCCGAGCGGCGGTTAAGATTGCGAACGTGGATGCCATGTTCGGGTGGCAGCTGTGCCAGCGCGATGGGAAGGCAGCGGAGGAAGATCTGATGTACTTTGTGGACGTTTTTGGCGGGCCGGGCGGATGCAGCGAGTATGTGCTGTGGCGAAACGACAGCTGGAACGCCAAAGGGTTCGGATTCAGTACGAAGGGCGATTACGAGTTTCATCCGGAGATGTTCCGAATGGGGGCTCCGGAGAGTTTCGATCCGTTCTACGGGGCGAACGACGATGGAAATATCTTCGATCCGGACAACATTGCGGCGTTCGTGGAGTACGTGAAGGCGCAAACGGATCGGCTGGGAGCGCACCTGATCATGTGCGATGGAGGGTTCTTCGTGAAGAACAACTGCCAGGAGATTATTTCGAAGCAGCTGTACTTGTGTTTGGTGCTGCTGGCAGTGGCGGTGATCCGACCGGGTGGAAACGCCATTCTGAAG GTGTTTGATCTGTACACGCCGTTTAGTGTCGGGTTGGTGTACATACTGACCAAATCGTATGGAAAGGTGTCAATCGTGAAGCCAGCTTCCAGTCGGCCGGCCAACTCCGAGCGGTATCTTGTTTGCCAGAATCGGTTGAACCGGGAGTCGCTGTTCGCAAGGTATCTGATCTCGATCAATCAGGTCCTGTGGGAGAACAAGCACTGCGATCACGACATCATCCACCTGGTGGCCCCGAAGACGATGGAAGAGGACACCGATTTCTTCAACTTCATTCGAAATTCCAACGAAGACTTGGCCCGCCGACAGATTCAGGGATTGAAAGGCCTGATCGACAACGTTCGAGGAGGCGGCGTTCGTCAATTGGACAACCGGATGGACCGACAGCTGGTTCAGGAAACGCTGTGGCGTCAGTGGAAGTTGGACCACAAAACGCGCCTCTCGCCAACGGATGGATTCGCCAAATGTGCGCCGGATTACGCGTTGGAATGTGTGGGCAAGGCCAGCGTGGAGATGTTCGGAACGGTCGATACGACGCTGTGTGGCAAGCGATCGTTGAGCAAGTCGTTCGGGAATCCAAATGATTGGTTCTTCATGCCAGTTGATGTAACGGCCGACCAGGGCAAGAGTATCCGGACGGTGTTTCTCAGCAAAGGAAACGGTAATGTGTTCTATTATGATCGAGAAAGGGCCGGATGGACGCAAATCAAGGAGTTCCAGGTAGTTCTGTCGCCCCGGACGGTCTTGTACGGTGAAATTGTGGAGGAAATTTCCGCCAAG GATAAAAAGCAGAAAATCGTGCACGCGTTGCACATCATCGACGCCATCCTTCTGGGCGGTCTGGAAGTTCGTGGCCTACCGCTCGACAAACGGAATATCCTCTGTAGTAAGTTTGCCAAAGCCATGAACAGACCACTGGCCCACCAGAATGCTTCCGCTGTTCGGCCGGTCCCGGTGCGGTGTAAAACTTTGCTTCCGATGCTGGAACTGGATAGCTTCTTCAGCAACGTCTCGATCCACGAGCTGATCAACGGCGCCAAAGTGCTCGGAAGCGATTTGGATCGTTTCGACGGGGCGGAAAGTAAGCGGTTTTACATTCCCCGAGGGTTGCTTTTTGTGCGGAGTGTCCAGATCGGTTCGAAGGGGACGGAAAAGCAACTGGATTTTGGAAGGGCTTTCGCCAGTCGGATCCTGTGGGCCTGGAGCAAAACGAGTCAGATCTACTCGTCGGCGCAGCGGTTCGAGGCGCCCAAAGAGCCGAACCTGGTCTATCGGcaggattttgatgaatttattgagaaatgcgCCGATAAGAAGTGA
- the LOC109431845 gene encoding LOW QUALITY PROTEIN: ruvB-like helicase 2 (The sequence of the model RefSeq protein was modified relative to this genomic sequence to represent the inferred CDS: inserted 2 bases in 1 codon; substituted 4 bases at 4 genomic stop codons), with the protein MWARVGRMLEARAVSQCMVGQKDALRAAGLVVQIVHEGKIAGRCILLTGEPKSGKTAIIVRMPQALGNETPFTRISGSEISGNSDRSSGFRHGAEELQEHKEVVHTVTLHEIDVINSRXHGFLFAGYTGENKQEVLDQIMEWCKEGKAEINPGVLFIDEAHMLDIECFSFLNRASASDMAPVVIMVINRGIIKTRGTNCRSPPGILIDRMSIIXTVPYSAKEIKKVPNCLFSLNSPMXXETQQRXDCYANRGSKCLVIGRITYQFVQRYSIGLVSKRRKAATEKDIRKVYSLFLDEKRSSKIMVGLAHRHFRSALVLYASLWPGVALVFPTVL; encoded by the exons ATGTGGGCTCGGGTTGGACGAATGCTGGAAGCTCGTGCCGTGTCCCAGTGCATGGTGGGCCAGAAGGACGCCCTGCGGGCTGCCGGCCTGGTGGTGCAGATTGTGCATGAAGGGAAGATAGCCGGGCGGTGTATTCTGTTGACCGGAGAGCCTAAATCGGGAAAAACGGCCATTATTGTGAGGATGCCACAGGCGCTTGGCAACGAAACACCCTTCACGAGGATATCCGGTTCGGAGATCAGTGGAAATTCAGATCGATCGTCCGGCTTCCGGCACGGGGCAGAAG AGCTGCAGGAACACAAGGAAGTGGTTCACACGGTCACGCTTCACGAAATCGATGTAATCAATAGCAG ACACGGGTTCTTGTTTGCAGGTTACACCGGTGAGAACAAACAGGAAGTCCTCGATCAGATCATGGAATGGTGCAAAGAGGGTAAAGCGGAAATCAATCCCGGAGTGTTGTTCATCGACGAGGCCCATATGTTGGATATCGAATGCTTTTCCTTCCTGAACAGAGCTTCGGCAAGCGATATGGCCCCGGTCGTAATCATGGTCATCAATCGAGGCATTATCAAAACCCGTGGAACCAACTGTCGCAGCCCGCCCGGAATTCTAATCGATCGAATGAGCATCATTTGAACGGTTCCCTACTCAGCGAAGGAAATCAAAAAAGTTCCAAACTGCCTCTTTTCGCTTAACAGTCCCATGTGATAGGAAACCCAACAAAGataggactgttatgcgaataggggcagtaaatGTTTGGTTATTGGAAGGATTACATACCAGTTTGTGCAACGCTATTCAATCGGCTTGGTCAGCAAGAGACGCAAGGCGGCCACAGAAAAGGATATTCGGAAGGTGTATTCCCTGTTTCTGGACGAAAAGCGTTCCAGCAAGATcatggtggggctggctcaccgacacttccggtccgctttagtgctttatgcatcattgtggccaggtgttgctctagtttttccaactgtattgtaa